The sequence GTGTGGGTACTAAAACGCCCGCATCGTGTCGGCTCCGGTCATGTCCCAAACGTGAGCCGGCACGGTGCGGGCGCTCCTGCGAGCCGCTGGCGGCTCAGTCGGCCGAAACGACGGCCATCTTGCGCAGGCGGGCGACCGTGTCGGCCAGCACCTCGACGGCGCGGTCGATCTCCTCGGCGGTGTTGTCCTTGCCGAGGGTGAGCCGGATGCTGCTGGTGGCGAGCGCCGGGGGCAGTCCGATCGCCGTGAGCACGTGGCTCGGCTCGGTCGAGCCGGTGGTGCAGGCCGAACCGCTGGAGGCGGCGATGCCGTGCATGTCGAGGTTGAGGAGCACGGTCTCCCCTTCGACGCCCTCGAACGAGACGTTGACGTTGTTGGGCAGGCGCAACTCCCGGTCTCCGTTGAGCCGGGTGCCGGGGATGCGGGTGAGCAGCGCGTCGATCAGCCGGTCCCGCAGTGCCTGGACATGGGCCGTGCGCGCCTCTTGCTCCTGCACGGCGCGCTGGAGGGCGACCGCCATGCCGTAAATCCCTGCCACGTTCTCGGTCCCGGCGCGATGGTTGTTCTCCTGGGCGCCGCCGCTCTGCTGCCAGAGAATCGGGGTCTGGCGGCGGACGTAGAGGAGGCCGACACCCTTCGGCCCGTAGAACTTGTGGGCCGACAGCGACATGAGATCCACGTTGAGCGCCTGGACGTCGAGCGGGAGCCAGCCGGCTGCCTGCACCGCGTCGGTGTGGAACGGGATGCCGCGCTCGCGGGCCAGCTTCCCGATCTCCGAGATCGGCTGAATGGTCCCGATCTCGTTGTTGGCGTACATGACCGAGATCAGGATAGTGTCGTCGCGGATGGCCTCGGCGATGTCTTCGACCCGGACGATGCCGTCGGGCCCGGGCCGGACGTATGTCGCCTCGAACCCGAACTTCTCCAGGTACTCGACGCTGTGGAGCACGGCGTGGTGCTCAAACGCGGTGGTGACGATGTGGCCGGGGCGGTCGGGGTGCTGGAGCCGGTGCTTCCAGGCGACACCCTTGACGGCAAGGTTGTCCGCCTCGGTTGCGCCGCTGGTGAAGACGATCTCACGCGCCTGGCAGTTGAGGATCTTGGCGATGCTGGCCCGAGCCCAGTCGAGCCCGGCGCGGGCGTCCCGGCCAGCGGCGTAGATGCTGGAGGGGTTGCCGAACCGCGTGGTGAGATACGGCATCATGGCCTCCAGGACCGCAGGGTCCAGCGGCGTGGTTGCAGCGTGATCGAGATAGATGTCCGTCTGGTTCACGGACCCCTCCTCTAAGTGATGTGTTGCGAGCATGCAGGGAGTTGAGTGGGTGTAGGCGCCATCGACAGCCCGCCGGTCATGGGCGTCAGCGTGCCGCCGCGGCGTGCTGATCCAGCAGGTCGGCCAGGGTCGTCGAGTCGAGCGCGGCGGCGATGCTGTCGCGGACCTTGATCCA is a genomic window of Sphaerobacter thermophilus DSM 20745 containing:
- a CDS encoding cysteine desulfurase family protein, with translation MNQTDIYLDHAATTPLDPAVLEAMMPYLTTRFGNPSSIYAAGRDARAGLDWARASIAKILNCQAREIVFTSGATEADNLAVKGVAWKHRLQHPDRPGHIVTTAFEHHAVLHSVEYLEKFGFEATYVRPGPDGIVRVEDIAEAIRDDTILISVMYANNEIGTIQPISEIGKLARERGIPFHTDAVQAAGWLPLDVQALNVDLMSLSAHKFYGPKGVGLLYVRRQTPILWQQSGGAQENNHRAGTENVAGIYGMAVALQRAVQEQEARTAHVQALRDRLIDALLTRIPGTRLNGDRELRLPNNVNVSFEGVEGETVLLNLDMHGIAASSGSACTTGSTEPSHVLTAIGLPPALATSSIRLTLGKDNTAEEIDRAVEVLADTVARLRKMAVVSAD